One segment of Trichlorobacter ammonificans DNA contains the following:
- a CDS encoding Crp/Fnr family transcriptional regulator, whose amino-acid sequence MRSTPSHIKMLEHIPLFSCLLANERKGLCQIILERKYRKGSVILMEDDARNYMYVIFSGKIKVVRTHPDGREQILVIRKKGDFFGEMTLLDGKSQPATIVAMEDATVGLISKTDFEQYFMKNVNVLKEIITLLCERLRESWMMLRVLSLSDAETRLRAVLAYLSSTYGVKDQRGLIIPFKMTHKDIADYTALTRETVSRLLSRLSQAGEIEILDNKHLLLKPSFDRPL is encoded by the coding sequence ATGCGTTCCACGCCGAGCCATATCAAAATGCTCGAACATATTCCGCTTTTCTCCTGTCTGCTGGCCAACGAACGCAAAGGGCTGTGCCAGATCATCCTGGAGCGGAAATACCGCAAGGGCTCGGTCATCCTGATGGAGGACGACGCCCGCAACTACATGTACGTCATATTTTCCGGGAAAATCAAAGTGGTGCGGACCCACCCCGACGGCAGGGAGCAGATTCTGGTCATCCGCAAGAAGGGGGATTTTTTCGGTGAGATGACGCTGCTGGATGGAAAGAGTCAGCCCGCCACCATCGTGGCCATGGAGGACGCCACCGTGGGACTGATCTCGAAGACCGATTTCGAGCAGTACTTCATGAAGAATGTGAATGTGCTGAAGGAAATCATTACGTTGCTCTGCGAACGGTTGCGGGAATCCTGGATGATGCTGCGGGTCTTGAGCCTGAGCGACGCCGAAACCCGCCTGCGTGCCGTGCTGGCCTACCTGAGCTCCACCTACGGCGTCAAGGACCAGCGGGGCCTGATCATCCCCTTCAAGATGACCCACAAGGATATTGCCGACTATACGGCACTGACCCGCGAAACCGTCAGCAGGTTGCTGTCACGGCTCAGCCAGGCCGGTGAGATTGAAATTCTGGACAACAAGCATCTGCTGCTCAAACCGTCCTTCGACCGTCCGCTGTAG
- a CDS encoding diguanylate cyclase domain-containing protein, which yields MTTYSRILLAEDEKISADYLKQALVQMGYDIAGVVQTGEAAIQVALEEKPDLILMDISLGGKIDGITAAATIRSQTDMPIIYLTANTSDSVFDQAKCTDPYAYLVKPYELYQLKHAIELALFKHRFEKKLKESEIKYRTIFEASDNAMLVIAPDGTIVMVNEEFEHMTGCPKTDVEHRKHWSEYFSEGERNTIEEYLQQALTETGNIHRHFEAVLTDRSGNSRIVYVNIRKFPGTTTCIISMSDISELKAAEHVITSLNNELNDTIKELKHEIVRRERVERQLRHRASHDPLTGLPNRVLLFDRLKQGLAFEARNNKLLAVMILDLDNFKSINDTMGHLSGDLLLKNVAQELQKCMRQYDTVGRIGGDEFVVVVNDVNSIQDIITFAEKIKAVFQKPFNIVGQQTYITTSIGVAVYPLHGSTIETLLKKADMAMYAAKRDGRNTFRFFYDALDAKTDEQAVVKTGRRATHGMDQFFRLFVTDKANATLKEH from the coding sequence ATGACCACCTATTCAAGAATCCTCCTGGCTGAAGACGAAAAGATTTCCGCGGATTACCTGAAGCAGGCGCTGGTCCAGATGGGATACGACATCGCCGGCGTGGTGCAGACCGGTGAGGCGGCGATCCAGGTGGCGCTTGAAGAGAAGCCGGATCTGATCCTGATGGATATCTCCCTGGGCGGAAAAATCGACGGCATCACCGCAGCCGCCACCATCCGGAGCCAGACCGACATGCCGATCATCTACCTGACCGCCAACACCAGCGACAGCGTCTTCGACCAGGCCAAATGTACCGACCCCTACGCCTATCTCGTCAAACCGTACGAGCTGTATCAGTTGAAGCACGCCATCGAACTGGCGCTCTTCAAGCACAGATTCGAGAAAAAACTGAAGGAAAGCGAAATCAAGTACCGCACCATTTTTGAGGCGAGCGACAACGCCATGCTGGTGATCGCTCCCGACGGCACCATCGTCATGGTCAACGAAGAGTTCGAACACATGACCGGCTGTCCGAAAACCGACGTTGAGCATCGCAAGCACTGGAGCGAGTATTTCAGCGAAGGCGAGCGGAACACCATCGAGGAGTACCTGCAGCAGGCCCTCACCGAAACGGGCAACATCCACCGGCACTTCGAGGCCGTGCTGACCGACAGATCGGGAAATTCGCGGATCGTCTACGTCAACATCAGGAAATTCCCCGGCACCACCACCTGCATCATCTCCATGAGCGACATTTCCGAGCTCAAGGCTGCGGAGCACGTGATCACCAGCCTCAACAACGAGCTCAACGATACGATCAAGGAGCTGAAACATGAGATCGTGCGCCGGGAGCGGGTGGAACGGCAGTTACGCCACCGGGCCAGCCACGACCCCCTGACCGGTCTGCCGAACCGGGTGTTGCTCTTCGACCGCCTGAAGCAGGGACTTGCCTTTGAAGCCCGCAACAACAAACTGCTGGCGGTCATGATCCTGGACCTGGACAATTTCAAGTCAATCAACGACACCATGGGCCACCTTTCGGGAGACCTGCTCCTGAAAAACGTGGCTCAGGAACTGCAGAAATGTATGCGGCAGTACGATACGGTGGGACGGATCGGCGGCGACGAGTTCGTGGTGGTGGTCAACGACGTCAACTCGATCCAGGACATCATCACGTTTGCCGAAAAGATCAAGGCAGTCTTCCAGAAACCGTTCAACATCGTCGGTCAGCAGACCTACATCACCACCAGTATCGGCGTGGCGGTGTACCCCCTGCACGGCTCCACCATCGAAACGCTGCTGAAAAAGGCCGACATGGCCATGTACGCGGCCAAGCGGGACGGCCGGAACACCTTCCGCTTCTTCTACGACGCCCTGGATGCCAAAACGGACGAACAGGCGGTCGTCAAGACCGGCCGGCGGGCGACCCACGGTATGGACCAGTTCTTCCGGCTGTTCGTGACGGACAAGGCCAATGCCACGTTGAAGGAACACTGA
- the prsT gene encoding XrtA/PEP-CTERM system TPR-repeat protein PrsT, translating into MKIQHQVLLLALVAVIWGCTGKTGEELLAEGMQALREGKSGSAIVLLRSALDKEQNNSEVRYQLAHAYVAEGKFELAEREYLKVRHQNPDRAAIALDLAGVYVHLKKPDQAILQAEEYLAGKPDSADAREVIGKAHAMRGELREAESSLLQACRIEPGKQSAILALASLYLRQERAEEARTLLGGIIAKTPLHVKANNLYAEAELALGRKRSARAIYQRLVDGNHDDYQALYRAGLLDLELGETAQAARTADTLVSRFPKHAEGYRLKGFVLFAAKRYPEAIAVLQSANRLQPTIAGYYYLGLSLFGTGDLETALNQFRLILDRQPDFHQARMMTGVILLRQKRIDDAVAEVSRLVEADPGNALAHNLLGSAYMAKGMYVEGLRALDRSIALNPGLIDTYLKKGMIHLSQGKVGAVEADLATAVKTAPDAVHARLILSAFHLYRNNHAKALSTLGEGLSDQVTDAALHAGMARILFSEHRNAEAIRQLQKAKEKDTNSIDPYFLLADHYTVTGDADKALAEYGAVLRKQPANLQALLRMAALLDDRTRHDEARALLLKAKESREPAAYVALAHHHERGGRLQEAQAVYAEALGVLPRSTIILEEQGRLYLKNGQYAEALKSFDAIETISPEAGIPLLVAAHRSRNNRAEAIKAAQRAIEAKPAASFGYLLLASLYADQSNFDPAMAELKKAMDRDRRNPQPALALAGLQAKAGNHDQALATCNTVVRTFPQYAPAYAALAGILDARGEKKEAVKQYRAALSLAGSYLPALNNLAQLCADGFCGRDEALRLAERASAIAGDSPEVLDTLGYALLKNGRLDEALTQLRKAEARLAGNPTIQYHLALVHAARGEQKQAVERLQAALRSPEFDEAAQARRLLAKLN; encoded by the coding sequence GTGAAGATACAACACCAAGTACTGCTGCTGGCGCTGGTCGCCGTCATCTGGGGATGCACCGGCAAAACCGGTGAAGAGCTGCTCGCGGAGGGGATGCAGGCCCTGCGTGAGGGAAAGTCGGGAAGCGCCATTGTCCTGCTGCGCAGTGCGCTGGACAAGGAACAGAACAATAGCGAGGTCCGCTACCAGTTGGCGCACGCCTACGTTGCCGAAGGCAAGTTCGAGCTTGCTGAGCGCGAATACCTCAAAGTACGGCACCAGAATCCCGACCGCGCCGCCATCGCCCTGGATCTGGCGGGGGTATACGTTCACCTGAAGAAGCCGGACCAGGCCATCCTTCAGGCCGAAGAATACCTGGCCGGCAAGCCCGATTCGGCCGACGCCCGTGAGGTGATCGGCAAGGCCCATGCCATGAGGGGGGAACTCCGTGAGGCGGAGAGCAGCCTGCTTCAGGCCTGCCGGATCGAACCGGGCAAGCAGTCCGCCATCCTGGCGCTGGCGTCTTTGTACCTGCGGCAGGAACGGGCGGAAGAAGCCCGGACGTTACTGGGGGGCATCATCGCCAAGACCCCGCTGCACGTGAAGGCCAACAATCTGTATGCGGAGGCCGAGCTGGCCCTGGGCAGAAAGCGGTCCGCCCGCGCGATCTATCAGCGGCTGGTGGATGGCAACCACGACGACTACCAGGCCCTGTACCGGGCCGGCCTGCTGGACCTCGAACTGGGGGAAACGGCACAGGCAGCCCGGACCGCCGATACGTTGGTCTCCCGGTTTCCGAAACATGCCGAGGGATACCGCCTGAAGGGGTTCGTGCTCTTTGCCGCAAAGCGGTATCCGGAGGCGATTGCGGTGCTGCAGAGCGCCAATCGGCTGCAGCCGACCATAGCCGGCTACTATTACCTGGGACTCAGTTTGTTCGGCACCGGTGACCTGGAAACAGCACTGAACCAGTTCCGGCTGATCCTCGACCGGCAGCCGGATTTTCATCAGGCACGGATGATGACCGGCGTCATCCTGCTCCGGCAGAAACGGATCGACGATGCCGTTGCCGAAGTGAGCCGTCTGGTGGAGGCCGATCCGGGCAATGCCCTGGCCCACAATCTGTTGGGAAGCGCCTACATGGCAAAGGGGATGTATGTTGAGGGACTGCGGGCCCTTGACCGTTCCATCGCCCTGAATCCGGGGCTGATCGATACCTATCTGAAAAAGGGGATGATCCACCTGAGCCAGGGGAAGGTGGGGGCCGTTGAGGCCGATCTCGCCACTGCCGTGAAGACGGCGCCGGACGCGGTTCACGCCCGTCTTATCCTCTCGGCGTTCCACCTGTACCGGAACAACCATGCCAAGGCCCTGAGTACCCTTGGCGAGGGGCTGAGCGATCAGGTAACGGATGCCGCGCTCCACGCCGGCATGGCCCGGATCCTGTTTTCCGAACACAGGAACGCCGAAGCGATCCGCCAGCTTCAGAAAGCAAAGGAGAAGGATACGAACAGTATTGATCCCTATTTCTTGCTTGCCGATCACTACACGGTAACCGGCGATGCCGACAAGGCACTGGCGGAGTACGGAGCGGTGTTGCGGAAACAGCCGGCAAACCTGCAGGCCCTGCTGCGCATGGCCGCGCTCCTGGACGACCGCACGCGTCACGACGAGGCCCGCGCCCTCCTGCTGAAGGCCAAGGAATCGCGCGAACCGGCGGCCTATGTGGCGCTGGCCCATCATCATGAGCGGGGAGGGCGCCTGCAGGAAGCTCAGGCGGTCTATGCCGAGGCACTGGGCGTTCTGCCCCGCTCCACGATCATCCTCGAGGAACAGGGGCGCCTGTACCTGAAAAACGGTCAGTATGCGGAGGCATTGAAGAGTTTCGACGCCATCGAAACCATCTCTCCCGAGGCGGGCATTCCGCTGCTGGTTGCCGCCCACCGCTCCCGGAACAACCGGGCCGAAGCGATCAAGGCGGCACAGCGGGCCATCGAAGCCAAGCCGGCCGCTTCCTTCGGCTATCTGTTGCTCGCTTCTCTCTACGCCGATCAGAGTAACTTCGATCCGGCCATGGCGGAGTTGAAGAAGGCCATGGACCGGGATCGCCGCAATCCCCAGCCGGCGCTGGCCCTGGCCGGACTGCAGGCCAAGGCGGGCAACCATGATCAGGCCCTGGCCACCTGCAACACGGTGGTCCGCACCTTTCCCCAGTACGCCCCCGCCTATGCAGCTTTGGCCGGCATCCTGGACGCGCGCGGAGAAAAGAAGGAAGCCGTGAAGCAGTACCGTGCGGCCCTGTCCCTCGCCGGTTCCTATCTCCCTGCCCTCAATAACCTGGCGCAGTTGTGCGCCGACGGCTTCTGCGGCAGGGACGAGGCGCTGCGGCTGGCGGAACGGGCCAGCGCCATTGCCGGCGACAGTCCGGAAGTGCTGGACACCCTGGGCTATGCCCTTTTGAAAAACGGGCGGCTGGATGAGGCACTGACGCAGTTGCGCAAGGCCGAGGCCCGTCTCGCCGGAAATCCCACCATCCAGTACCATCTTGCGCTGGTCCATGCGGCGCGCGGTGAGCAAAAACAGGCTGTGGAGCGTCTGCAGGCGGCGTTGCGCTCACCGGAATTCGATGAAGCGGCGCAGGCCAGACGCCTGCTGGCGAAGCTCAACTGA
- a CDS encoding PAS domain-containing sensor histidine kinase has product MSEHTNAELARTVAALWASEECFSLLFDQHCDIMLIVDPLAGRIVDANKAAVAFYGYSREELRGMAVQRISCLPEKDIRTLLCQVQQQSRNCIVLPHRKADGTVRTVEVHPTPVVFHEQPLIFAVVTDITERRVRDAERDLSYRLFSNSSDLMCITGPDGRFRQMNPAGLAMLGYGEREIIGHSYAEFVVPEDLLRTDDEVGRRQGGGVTSNFENRYRRRDGSICWLSWRGVWDSDGTCYATARDITLHKAALLALQESQQRLSAYIDTSPMATIEWDANFVVTRWAGEAERIFGWHAGEMLGKPIMELQIIHDADIDLVKSAMEKLSDPTAKHVYTTNRNYTKDGRVIVCEWYNSILRDGQGTMSSILSQVLDVTERVDAEEALAVKQQQLEELNRSLEQRIDTAINELRQRDHLLVSQNRLAAMGEMVSSIAHQWRQPLNNIGLVLQSTSLAYSQGALEPDQFRERVAQCMGIIQAMSQTINDFGRFFKPDTEKRSFRVVEAVQRAVDIVRANLRNRRIVLEVFDEGAGNVTGYPNEYAQVVLALLNNARDILTERETEEGRIELRCRQCGDKTVVTLWDNGGGIDPAILPKIFDPYFTTKQPSQGRGMGLYMAKMIIEQNMAGRLTARNVNGGAEFEIEV; this is encoded by the coding sequence GTGAGCGAACACACCAACGCCGAACTGGCGCGGACCGTGGCGGCGCTCTGGGCCAGCGAAGAGTGTTTCAGCCTCCTTTTCGACCAGCATTGCGACATCATGCTGATCGTCGACCCCCTTGCCGGCAGGATCGTGGATGCCAACAAGGCGGCAGTGGCCTTTTACGGATACTCCCGCGAGGAGTTGCGGGGAATGGCCGTTCAGCGGATCAGTTGCCTGCCCGAGAAGGATATTCGTACCCTCTTGTGTCAGGTGCAGCAGCAGTCGAGGAACTGCATCGTTCTGCCGCACCGCAAGGCCGACGGAACAGTCCGCACCGTCGAGGTGCATCCCACTCCGGTGGTTTTTCATGAGCAACCGCTCATTTTTGCCGTTGTCACCGACATTACCGAACGCAGAGTGCGGGATGCCGAACGGGACCTGTCATACCGCTTGTTCAGTAATTCATCCGACCTGATGTGCATCACCGGTCCGGACGGCCGGTTCAGGCAGATGAATCCCGCCGGACTGGCGATGCTCGGCTACGGCGAACGGGAGATTATCGGCCATAGCTACGCGGAATTTGTTGTCCCCGAAGACCTGCTGAGGACCGATGATGAAGTCGGACGCCGTCAGGGCGGTGGTGTTACCAGCAATTTCGAGAACCGCTACCGGCGCAGGGACGGCTCAATCTGCTGGCTTTCCTGGCGGGGAGTGTGGGACAGCGACGGCACCTGCTACGCAACGGCGCGGGATATCACCCTGCACAAAGCAGCATTGCTTGCGCTGCAGGAAAGCCAGCAGCGGTTGAGCGCCTATATCGACACCTCTCCCATGGCCACCATCGAATGGGATGCCAACTTCGTGGTGACCCGCTGGGCCGGCGAGGCAGAACGAATTTTCGGTTGGCATGCCGGGGAGATGCTCGGGAAACCGATCATGGAGCTGCAGATTATCCACGATGCGGATATTGACCTGGTCAAGTCCGCCATGGAGAAACTTTCCGACCCCACTGCAAAACATGTCTACACTACCAATCGCAATTATACGAAAGACGGCCGGGTTATTGTTTGCGAGTGGTACAACTCAATCCTGCGGGACGGGCAGGGGACCATGTCCTCGATCCTCTCCCAGGTGCTGGACGTAACCGAGCGTGTCGATGCGGAAGAGGCACTTGCCGTCAAGCAGCAGCAGCTTGAGGAGCTCAACCGTTCCCTTGAGCAGCGGATCGACACGGCAATCAACGAGCTGCGGCAACGGGACCACCTGCTGGTAAGCCAGAACCGCCTGGCCGCCATGGGGGAGATGGTCAGCAGTATCGCCCACCAGTGGCGGCAGCCGCTGAACAACATCGGCCTGGTGCTGCAAAGCACTTCCCTCGCCTACAGCCAGGGGGCGCTGGAACCAGATCAGTTCCGGGAGCGGGTGGCCCAGTGCATGGGCATCATCCAGGCCATGTCGCAGACCATCAACGATTTCGGTCGTTTCTTCAAGCCGGACACGGAGAAACGTTCCTTCAGGGTGGTCGAGGCTGTGCAGCGGGCGGTGGATATCGTGCGGGCCAACCTGCGGAACCGCCGGATCGTACTGGAAGTCTTCGACGAAGGGGCGGGGAATGTTACCGGGTATCCCAACGAGTATGCCCAGGTTGTTCTCGCCCTGCTCAACAATGCCCGCGACATTCTCACGGAGCGGGAAACGGAGGAAGGGAGAATCGAGCTGCGTTGCAGGCAGTGCGGCGACAAGACGGTGGTGACGCTATGGGATAACGGCGGCGGCATTGATCCGGCCATCCTGCCGAAAATTTTCGATCCCTACTTTACGACGAAGCAGCCGTCCCAGGGAAGGGGCATGGGGCTGTACATGGCGAAGATGATCATCGAACAGAACATGGCCGGCCGACTTACCGCCCGGAATGTCAACGGTGGCGCGGAGTTCGAAATCGAGGTCTGA